The proteins below come from a single Corylus avellana chromosome ca3, CavTom2PMs-1.0 genomic window:
- the LOC132174088 gene encoding protein neprosin-like encodes MVFDPMQDDGTDKGKYSSFVFLLPDPIPTSTLTSRWRGRRRRASDESSVHGLEDSSGTNRDGTQFIYDCLPFRVAKLHLIQLLRALDDDGSSTGQAVDGGRISMFDEPQSGDVGEVDCVDMYKQPAFDHHLLKNHKIQMNPSFSTRKKTNEVFSKSQLVGFRCPQGMVPIRRPKTGLKSFSKSHGGSLHTFATKLPSEYSVGIDTAEVATYHGAKAVITINNPRVEVGQYSKAQIWVRNGPEAETNSIEVGWAVHPKLYGDNRTRLTAYWTADGFQKTGCYNIECPGFVQVHNEYHLGGYFANISVFDGPQYGFKMTIIQDQSTGNWWLMDDDDYKYGYWPKEIFTHLATGASYLRYGGATFSPSNIQTPVPMGNGYIPDIKADEAGTFTFVQIVNADYQIVELTDKIAGHFFDYGPNCYGIVDWYDGQDPNTTGHAFTYGGPGGPCP; translated from the exons ATGGTTTTTGATCCGATGCAGGACGATGGCACGGACAAAGGCAAATACAGCAGCTTCGTCTTCCTCTTACCCGACCCGATCCCCACTTCGACTTTGACTTCGAGATGGAGGGGGCGGAGGAGGAGGGCATCAGACGAGTCTTCGGTCCACGGTTTGGAGGATAGCTCCGGCACGAATAGGGATGGCACCCAATTTATCTACGACTGTCTTCCCTTTAGGGTCGCCAAG CTGCATCTAATACAGCTCCTTCGTGCTCTCGACGATGATGGGAGTTCAACTGGCCAAGCAG TGGATGGAGGAAGAATTAGCATGTTCGATGAGCCACAG TCAGGTGATGTTGGTGAGGTCGATTGTGTGGATATGTATAAGCAGCCCGCATTTGATCATCATCTGCTTAAGAATCACAAAATTCag ATGAACCCAAGTTTCTCAACAAGAAAGAAGACAAATGAAGTTTTCTCAAAAAGCCAACTTGTGGGTTTCCGTTGCCCACAAGGAATGGTACCGATACGAAGACCTAAAACTGGTTTGAAGTCTTTCTCAAAATCTCATGGTGGAAGCCTTCACACATTTGCAACAAAACTTCCTAGCGAATAT TCTGTAGGTATTGACACAGCGGAGGTTGCGACTTACCATGGAGCAAAAGCAGTAATCACGATTAATAATCCACGTGTGGAAGTGGGCCAATACAGTAAAGCTCAAATATGGGTTCGAAATGGACCTGAAGCTGAAACAAACAGTATAGAAGTTGGATGGGCA gTGCATCCCAAATTATATGGTGACAATCGCACACGACTTACTGCATATTGGACT GCAGATGGGTTTCAAAAAACTGGTTGTTACAATATAGAATGTCCAGGTTTTGTACAAGTACATAACGAATATCACCTTGGTGGATATTTTGCTAATATTTCTGTCTTTGATGGACCGCAATACGGTTTTAAAATGACCATTATTCag GATCAATCAACCGGAAATTGGTGGTTGATGGATGATGATGATTACAAATATGGATATTGGCCGAAGGAGATATTCACTCATTTAGCTACTGGAGCATCTTATCTTCGATATGGTGGAGCAACATTTTCGCCTTCTAATATACAAACTCCAGTACCAATGGGGAATGGTTATATTCCTGACATCAAAGCCGATGAAGCAGGTACTTTTACATTTGTTCAAATTGTGAACGCGGATTACCAAATTGTTGAGCTCACAGACAAAATTGCTGGTCATTTCTTTGATTATGGTCCAAATTGTTACGGTATTGTAGATTGGTATGATGGCCAGGATCCAAATACAACCGGGCATGCCTTCACTTACGGGGGTCCTGGTGGGCCATGTCCTtaa